The region GCCAGTTCAGCCGCACCCACGTGGGCGTGACCCGCTACGGCTACCGCGCCGTGATGGCGGGCCTGCGCGCGGGCCGCGTCTGGCTCGACCACGGGCACCTGCTCGACGGGCTCGACGTCCGGGTGAAGCGGGACTGCGACCACGGTCCGGGTGTCACCATGGGTGGCCGGATCCGCGTCCGCAAGGGCGAGAAGCTCACGCTGTCGGTCACCGTGACGACCGCCTCGCGCGCCAACCCCCATGGAATCCTGCCGGAGTTGGCGCACGTCGACGTGATCCGCGGCGCGGTGCGCGGCCCGGCCGCCGACCGCGACGACTGGCGCGCGCCCGACACCAAGGTCGTCCGCACGGTGGACGTGAGCGGCCGCAAGGGCACGTACACCCTGCGCATCCCGCTGGCCGCCGGTGACGAGTCCTTCTACGTACGGCTGCGCGGCAGCGACGGCAACCGCAACGGTACGGGCTACCTGGGCGCCTCGATCGACCCGCACGGCCCGATTCCGCACGTGCCCGGAAACGGTGACCCGTGGGTCGACACGTGGTTCTACGCGAACCCCGTGTTCGTCGACGTGGTGGGCGGCCGGTAGGGAGAACAGCCGTCTGACGAGGACCGTCAGGCGTAGAAGCGCGACAGGCTCTGGAGGACGGCGGCGGGCTTCCCGCCGCCGTCGATCTCCACCGTCCCGTCGACGGCGATCTGCACCCCGCCCGGCACGTCCTCGACCGAGGCGAGCCTCGCGACCAGCCGGATGCGCGAGCCGACCTTCACCGGGGCGGGGAAACGCACCTTGTTCAGACCGTAGTTGACCTTCGTCGACACGCCCTCGACCTCCAGCAGCTCGGTGAAGAGCGGGATGAAGAGGGAGAGGGTCAGATAGCCGTGCGCGATGGGCGCGCCGAAGGGGCCCCCGGCGGCCTTCTCCGGGTCGACATGGATCCACTGGTGGTCGCCGGTGGCGTCGGCGAAGGTGTTGATCCGCTCCTGGGTGACCTCGATCCACTCGCTGGTGCCGAGGTCGCCGCCGGCGAGCTTCTTGAGCTCGTCGAGACCGTTCACGGTGATGCTCATGAGCACTTCCTTGCTTACGAGTCGGTGGTGCCGTACCGCGTACGGACACGGGCCTTGAGGAGCTTTCCGGAGGCGGTGCGCGGGAGTTCGTCCACGACGACCACCGACTTCGGGACCTTGTACTTGGCGAGGCGTCCGGCGAGCGAGGCGAGGACCTCGTCCGGGTCGAGCTCGACTCCCTCGCGGGGAACGACGACCGCGCGCGGCACCTCGCCCCACTTGTCGTCGGCGACACCGATGACGGCGCACTCGACGATGCCGGGGTGACCGAGGAGCAGGTCCTCGATCTCGGCGGGGTAGACGTTCTCGCCGCCCGAGATGATCATGTCCTTGATGCGGTCGACGATGAAGACATAGCCGTCCTCGTCGACCCGGGCGGCGTCCCCGCTGCGGAACCAGCCGTCGGCGAACACCGCCGCAGTCTCCTCGGGCAGTCCCCAGTACCCGGGCATGACGTGCGGCCCGCGGACGACCACCTCGCCCGTCTCCCCGATGTCCACCGGCGTGAAGTCGGGCCGTACGACCCGCACATCGCTGAAGAAGTGCGGCACGCCCGCCGAGCCCGCCTTGCCGACCGCGTGTTCCGCGTCCAGGAAGAGGGTGCCGGGCGAGGCCTCGGTCATGCCGTAGCCCTGGAGGAAGGTGAGCCCGCGCTCCTGGTAGGCGGCGATGAGCGGGGTCGGTACGGGTGAGCCGCCGCAGGTGAGGATCCGCAGCGAGGACAGGTCGGCGTCGGCCCACCGGGGATGGCGGGCCACCTGGTCGAACATGGTCGGCACCCCGAACATGAAGGTGATCCGGTGCCGTTCGATCAGGTCGAGGGTGGCCGCCGGGTCGAAGGACTCGACCAGGACACAGGTACCGCCCTTGAGCAGCACCGGCAGGGTCAGCATGTTCAGCCCGGCCGTGTGGAACAACGGGGCCGACACCAGGGCGCGTTCGTCGGCGATCAGGTCGTGGTCGACGAGGACGTTGACCGCGTTCCAGGTCAGATTTCCGTGGGTGAGCATCGCGCCCTTGGGGCGGCCTGTCGTGCCCGAGGTGTACATGATGATGCACATGTCGTCGGCGGTGACGGGCTGGTCGATCGGTTCCTCGGCGACTTTGTCGATCAACTCCTCGTACGGGGAGCCGACTTCGACGTACGTCCGAACGTGCGCGTTGCCCGGCAGCCCCGCGACGAGTCCGGCCGTCGAGGGCGCGTACACGAGGACCTTGGCGCCCGAGTCGCTGAGCTGGTAGGCGATCTCGGGTCCGGCGAGACGCGGGTTGAGCGGCACGAAGACCGCGCCGAGCGTGCCCGCCGCGAAGAGGGTTTCGAGGTAGGAGGGGTGGTTGGGGCCGAGATAGGCGATGCGGTCGCCGCGGCGCAGGCCGAGAGCGCGCAGCGCGTGGGCGAGGCGGGTCGTGCGGGCGTACAGCTCGGCATAACTGACGGTGGTGTCGCCGTGGATCAGGGCGGTGCGGTGCGGGGTCTTGCGGGCCCGGCGTGCGGGCCACGACCCCAGTCCCTCATTGCGCATCTGTGGCCCCTTACGGTGTCAGCCCGAGCAGCCGGGCGGCGTTCTCCTTGAGGATCTTCGGCTTGACCTCGTCCTTGATCGTCAGCTTGTCGAAGTCGGCGAGCCAGCGGTCGGGGGTGAGGACGGGGTAGTCGGAGCCGAAGAGCACCTTGTCCTTGAGCAGCGTGTTGGCGTACTGCACGAGCTGCGGCGGGAAGTACTTGGGCGACCAGCCGGACAGGTCGATGTGCACACCCGGCTTGTGGGTGGCGACGGCCAGGGCCTCGTCCTGCCAGGGGAAGGAGGGGTGCGCCAGAATGATCTTGAGGTGCGGGAAGTCGGCTGCCACGTCGTCCACGTGCAGGGGGTTGGAGTACTTCAGCCGGATGCCGCCGCCGCCCGGAACTCCGGCCCCGATCCCCGTCTGCCCGGTGTGGAAGAGGGCGATGGTGCCGGTCTCCTCGATCACCTCGTACAGCTCGTACGCCACCGACCTGTCGTTGGGGAAGAAACCCTGGATGCTGGGGTGGAACTTGAAGCCCTTCACCCCGTACTCCTCGACCAGCCGACGGGCCTGCTTGACGCCCGCCCTGCCGCGGAAGGGGTCGATGGAGGCGAAGGGGATCAGCACGTCCGGGTGGGCGGCGGCGGCTTCGGCGACCTCCTCGTTCGGGACGGGCGCGGTGCCGGTGGCGGACTCGGCGTCCACCGTGAAGATCACGGCGGCCATCTTCCGCTCGCGGTAGTAGGCGGCCGTCTCCTCCAGGGTGGGCTTCCGCTTGCCCTCGACCTTGAAGTAGGCGCTGGAGGCTTCGTGCAGATCGTCGTCGAGCGAGGCGTGACCCTTCGAGGACACCTCCGCGTGGGTGTGGACGTCGATCGCGACGAGTTCGTTCAGGTCCATCACGCCTCCGGAAGCTTCGGCGCGGGGATCCCGACGGTCTGCGGCTCGGCGCCGACCGACGTGGCCCAGGCGTCGGCCAGGGTGTCGGGGGTCCAGCCGCCGTCCGCGTACGCCGCCCTGACCTCCTGCGGGTGCGACCAGAGTGCCACCTTGTCACCGCCGATGCCGATGGCCTGGCCGGTGACCCCGCGGGCGGCGTCGGAGGCGAGGAAGGGGACGAGGGCGGCGCAGTCCTCGGGGGTGCCGAAGCCCTCGCCCTTGCGGAGGAAGTCGGGCAGCGGCTCGCCGGTGCGCATGGCCTCGACGTACGGGGCGAAGGCGGGGATGGTCTCGGTCATCGCGGTGGCGGCGACCGGCACGATCGCGTTGACGGTGATGCCCGCGCGGCCCAGCTCCATCGACCAGGTACGGGCCATGGCGGCGATGCCCGCCTTCGCGGCGGCGTAGTTCGTCTGGCCGAAGTTCCCACGCTGTCCGGCCGGCGAGCCGACCAGGATCAGCGAGCCGCCCTCGCCCTGCTCGCGCATGCGCACGGCGGCGGCGCGGGCACAGGTGAAGGTGCCCTTCAGATGCGTGGTGATCACCGCGTCGAAGTCCTCGTCGGTCATCTTCCACAGCACCTTGTCACGCAGGATGCCCGCGTTGGTGACCAGGATGTCGAGCCGTCCGAACTCCTCCACCGCACGGGCGACGAGCCGGTCGGCCGCCTCGGTGGTGCCGACCGGGACCACCTCGGCCACGGCCTTGCCGCCCGCGGCGGTGATGGACTTCACGGCCTGCTCGGCCACGGCCTCGTCGACGTCGTTGACGACCACGCGGGCGCCGACGGCCGCGAGGGCGTGCGCGTAGGCCAGGCCGAGGCCACGGCCGCTGCCGGTGACGACGGCCACCTTGCCGGTGAGATCGATGCTGGGCACGAGGGGGTCCCTTCGACGCTGAGGGTCCAAAGCGCGGCTTGCGATGCCGAGCTGCGGCTACGAGATCGAAGCTAAGGACAATAATTGTTGACGTCAATAGTTGTTGCCGACTCATCCGTGCGGCATGCTGTGCGGAGTACGGCGCGATGCTGTACGCAGTACGGCATGCCGTACCCGGCACGAATGAACCGCCCCGCCCGGGGCCCGGCCCAGGGAGCCCGTCATCGCAGGCCAGCAGCACGCCACCAGCCCGGCCACCGGCCCCGCCCCCATCGACGCCCAGGAGCCGTGGATGCGCGGACTGCACGCCGACACCGGCTATCTGCTGTACCGGCTGGGCCTTCGCTCCGGGCAGCTGTTCAACACCTTCCTCCAGGAGTCGGGGCTGCGGCTGCGCCACTACGCGCTGCTGCGCTTCCTGGCCACCTCCGAGGGAGCGCTCCAGCGGGAGCTGAGCTCGCGGCTCGGCTACGACCCGAGCGCGATCGTCGGACTCGTCGACGACCTGGAGAAGCTCGGTTTCGCCGAGCGCCGCCCGTCGCCGGACGACCGCCGCAGCCGGATCGTCGTGCTCACGGACGACGGCAGGGCGTTCCTGCGCGACACGGACGAGGCGGGCCTGCGCGTCACGAACGACCTGCTCCAGCCGCTCGCCCCCGCCGAGCGGGACGCCCTGCACACGCTCCTGCAACGGGTCGCGGAAGCCGAACTGAACTCATGACCATGCTGTCCGCGCCCGACCGTCTGCTCGCCGTGCTCGCCGCCTTCGACCACCGGCATCCGGCGCTCTCCCTGACGGACATCAGCCGCCGGGCCGGACTGACCCTCACCACCGCGCACCGACTGGTGGGCGCCCTCACCGACTGGGGCGCGCTGGAGCGGGACGCGGACGGCGTCTACCACGTGGGCCTGCGCCTCTGGGAGATCGCGGCCCTCGCACCCCGTGGCCTGGCCCTCCGCCAGATCGCCCTGCCGTACCTGGAGGACCTGTACGAGGCCACGCACGAGAACGTGCAGATGGCGGTCCGCGACGGCTCCGAGGTCGTCTACATCGAGTGGATCTCCGGACGCTCCGCGGTCGGTGTACGCATCCAGGTGGGCGCCCGCTGGCCCCTGCACGCGACGGGCGTGGGCCTCGCGCTGCTGGCCCACGGCGATTTGGCGTCCCAAGAGGCCTACTGTTCCGGGCCGTTGGCCGCGTTCACCCCGCACACCCTCACCGACGGGGTCCGCCTGCGCCGCGCGCTCGCCGAAGTCCGCCGCACCGGCGTGGCGGTGAGCAGCCGTCAGGTCACCGACGACGCCCTGTCGGTCGCCGCTCCGGTCCGCGGCGCGGGCGGCACGGTGGTCGCGGCGGTCTCCGTCGTGGTCCCCGAACACGAAGCCCAGGTACCGGCGTTGATTCCGGCGGTACGGCTGGCGGCGCGGGGCATCTCCCGCGCCCTGGGGTGGCAGCCACAGACACGGACCGAGCCGGGCATCATCTGAGGCTCCCGGGAACGCGGATCCGCCCCGCGGCGGTCAGCTGCCCGACAACCTGCCCTGCAGTCAGCCGAAGACAGCCTCGCGGTGCCGCTGCGGGGCCAGATGCGGGTGGCGGGCGTGGACGCGGCCGAGGACTCCACGTCCGACGGGGTGCAGCCGGCGGCCGGCAGGGCCCCGGCACCACCGACGAGCCCGGTCAGCGCGGTGCGGCGGGTGGAGCCGGACTCGCGGTCACGCGATACATGGGTCACGTCGGCCGAACGTACGAGCCACGCTTCCTCGCCCCTGTCCACGACACTCGCCGTTCCCTCGAACGGCGCTTCACACCTTGCCGTACGCCGTTCCTTCAGGCCGATTCTCAGGTCCTCTTCACGCAAGTCTCAGACGGAAGCCCCGGGTTTCAAAGAGTCACCCCAGGAAGGCGGCGCAGGATGCACCAGCAGGCGTGATGGTCATCCAGGAAAGGCGTGCCGTGGGCTTCGCGAAGAATTCGAACCGGTCCGAGCGGCGGACGGCGAACCGGTCCGAGTGGCAGGCCTGGTCGCGGCGCGGGGTGCTGGCCGCCCTCGGCGCCGTGCCGGCCGTGGGCATCCTCGCGGGCTGCAGCGGCTCGGCGGACGCCTCGGAGGGAACGGACGCGAAGGCGGGGGCGACGGCCGGCGCGAGCACAAAAGCCGAGGTCAAGACCCCGACCGTGACCGTCACCCCGGCCGACGGCACGAAGAAGGCCGGTTTCACGGACCCGGTCGAGGTCACCGTCAGCAACGGCACGCTCGCGAGCGTCGAGGTCAGCGGAAACGACGGCTCCACCCTGGCCGGATCCTTCAATGACGCCCGTACGAAATGGACGTCCACGAAAAACCCTTACTCGGGCACCAAATACACGGTCACGGCCACACCGAAGGGCGCCGCCGCGCAAAGCGCGACCTTCGTCACCAAGCAGCCCTCGGACATGTTCGTGGGTTACTTCACGCCCGAGGCGAATTCGACCTCCGGTGTCGGCATGCCCGTGTCGATCAACTTCACCGAGGCCGTGAAGGACCGGGCCGCCGTGGAAAAGGCGATCACGGTGACGGCGGAGCCCGCGGTCGAGGTGGTCGGCCACTGGTTCAGCGACACTCGGCTCGACTTCCGGCCCGAGGAGTACTGGGCCGCGGGCACGAAGATCACGCTGAGCCTGCGCCTGAAAGACGTCGAGGGCACGACCGGTGTCTACGGCACCCAGTCCAAGGACGTCACCTTCCACATCGGCCGCCGTCAGATCAGCACGGTCGACCTGGCGAAGAAGACCATGACCGTCGAGCGCGACGGCTCCACCCTCGCCACCTACCCGGTGAGCGGCGGCGACGCCGAGCACACCACCTGGTCCGGGATCATGGTGATCAGCGAACGGTTCAAGCAGACCCGGATGGAGTCCTCGACCGTCGGGCTCGGTGACGAGTACGACATCTCGGATGTCCCGCACGCCCAGCGCCTGACCACCTCCGGCACCTTCATCCACGGCAACTACTGGGCCTCGACCTCGGTGTTCGGCTCCACCAACACCAGCCACGGATGTGTCGGTCTGCACGACGCCAAGGGAGCGGACGACAGCTCCGTGCCGGGCTACAAGTTCTACGCCAGTTCGATGCTCGGCGATGTCGTCGTCGTCAAGAACTCGGGCGAGAAGACCGTCGAGGCGTCCAACGGCCTCAACGGCTGGAACCTGTCCTGGTCGGACTGGAAGGCGGGGAGCGCCCTCTAGGCAGGGCCCCGCACATCCCACTCTTCATTGCATGAACTCCCGTACAGGGAAAGGAGTTTCTCGGCTTTACCTCTTGACGCTCGGAGTGACAGAGAGCACATTGGCCGCGCACCTTGCTGAGAGCGCTCTCAGCACCACCCGCGCACCCCCACTCCGTACCGAAGAGGCATTCATGAGTGAACCCTCCGGCACACCTGTCAGACGCGGCCCCCTGCGGCGCGTCATCCTGGCAGCGGTCGGCACACTGTCCCTGGCCGTGGCCGCGGTCCTCCCCGCGAACGCGTCCGCGCCCACTCCCCCGGCCGGCTGGTCCCAGGTCTTCGTCGACGACTTCAACGGGGCGGCCGGCTCCGGCGTCAACACCTCCAACTGGCAGTACGACACCGGCACCAGCTATCCGGGCGGCGCCGCCAACTGGGGCACCGGCGAGGTCGAGACGATGACCTCAAGCACCAACAACGTGGCGCTCGACGGCAACGGCAACCTTTTGATCACCCCGCGGCGGGACGCCTCAGGCAACTGGACCTCGGGCCGTATCGAGACCACCCGCACCGACTTCCAGCCGCCCGCGGGCGGCAAACTCCGCGTCGAGGCGCGCCTCCAGATGCCGAACGTGACCGGCGCCGCCGCCAAGGGCTACTGGCCCGCCTTCTGGACGCTGGGCGCGCCCTACCGCGGCAACTACCAGAACTGGCCGAGCGTCGGTGAGCTGGACATCATGGAGAACGTCCAGGGCCTCAACACCGAATGGGCCACCATGCACTGTGGCACCAACCCGGGCGGCCCGTGCAACGAGACCAGCGGCATCGGCGGCAACACCCCGTGCGCCGGCACCACCTGTCAGGCCGGCTTCCACACCTACGCCATGGAGTGGGACCGCTCGACGAGCCCCGAGGAGATCCGCTTCTACCTCGACGGCGTCAACTTCCACACGGTCAAGGCGAACCAGGTCGACGCGACCACCTGGGCGAACGCCACCAACCACGGCTATTTCGTCATCCTGAACGTGGCGATGGGCGGCGGTTTCCCCGACGCGTTCGGCGGCGGTCCGGACAGCGGCACCGAGCCCGGCCACCCGCTGGTCGTGGACTACGTCCAGGTGCTGCAGGCCAGTGGGAGCGGTACCACACCGCCTCCGACCGGCAACCGTGACGCCTACAGCGCCATCCAGGCCGAGTCGTACGACAGCCAGTCGGGCACCAGTACCGAGACCACCACGGACACCGGCGGCGGCCAGGACATCGGCTCGCTCGCAAGCGGTGACTGGGCGCTCTACAAGGGCGTCAACTTCGGCTCCACGGC is a window of Streptomyces mirabilis DNA encoding:
- a CDS encoding amidohydrolase family protein, whose translation is MDLNELVAIDVHTHAEVSSKGHASLDDDLHEASSAYFKVEGKRKPTLEETAAYYRERKMAAVIFTVDAESATGTAPVPNEEVAEAAAAHPDVLIPFASIDPFRGRAGVKQARRLVEEYGVKGFKFHPSIQGFFPNDRSVAYELYEVIEETGTIALFHTGQTGIGAGVPGGGGIRLKYSNPLHVDDVAADFPHLKIILAHPSFPWQDEALAVATHKPGVHIDLSGWSPKYFPPQLVQYANTLLKDKVLFGSDYPVLTPDRWLADFDKLTIKDEVKPKILKENAARLLGLTP
- a CDS encoding SDR family NAD(P)-dependent oxidoreductase, whose amino-acid sequence is MPSIDLTGKVAVVTGSGRGLGLAYAHALAAVGARVVVNDVDEAVAEQAVKSITAAGGKAVAEVVPVGTTEAADRLVARAVEEFGRLDILVTNAGILRDKVLWKMTDEDFDAVITTHLKGTFTCARAAAVRMREQGEGGSLILVGSPAGQRGNFGQTNYAAAKAGIAAMARTWSMELGRAGITVNAIVPVAATAMTETIPAFAPYVEAMRTGEPLPDFLRKGEGFGTPEDCAALVPFLASDAARGVTGQAIGIGGDKVALWSHPQEVRAAYADGGWTPDTLADAWATSVGAEPQTVGIPAPKLPEA
- a CDS encoding acyl-CoA synthetase, with the protein product MRNEGLGSWPARRARKTPHRTALIHGDTTVSYAELYARTTRLAHALRALGLRRGDRIAYLGPNHPSYLETLFAAGTLGAVFVPLNPRLAGPEIAYQLSDSGAKVLVYAPSTAGLVAGLPGNAHVRTYVEVGSPYEELIDKVAEEPIDQPVTADDMCIIMYTSGTTGRPKGAMLTHGNLTWNAVNVLVDHDLIADERALVSAPLFHTAGLNMLTLPVLLKGGTCVLVESFDPAATLDLIERHRITFMFGVPTMFDQVARHPRWADADLSSLRILTCGGSPVPTPLIAAYQERGLTFLQGYGMTEASPGTLFLDAEHAVGKAGSAGVPHFFSDVRVVRPDFTPVDIGETGEVVVRGPHVMPGYWGLPEETAAVFADGWFRSGDAARVDEDGYVFIVDRIKDMIISGGENVYPAEIEDLLLGHPGIVECAVIGVADDKWGEVPRAVVVPREGVELDPDEVLASLAGRLAKYKVPKSVVVVDELPRTASGKLLKARVRTRYGTTDS
- a CDS encoding MaoC family dehydratase produces the protein MSITVNGLDELKKLAGGDLGTSEWIEVTQERINTFADATGDHQWIHVDPEKAAGGPFGAPIAHGYLTLSLFIPLFTELLEVEGVSTKVNYGLNKVRFPAPVKVGSRIRLVARLASVEDVPGGVQIAVDGTVEIDGGGKPAAVLQSLSRFYA
- a CDS encoding IclR family transcriptional regulator, which codes for MTMLSAPDRLLAVLAAFDHRHPALSLTDISRRAGLTLTTAHRLVGALTDWGALERDADGVYHVGLRLWEIAALAPRGLALRQIALPYLEDLYEATHENVQMAVRDGSEVVYIEWISGRSAVGVRIQVGARWPLHATGVGLALLAHGDLASQEAYCSGPLAAFTPHTLTDGVRLRRALAEVRRTGVAVSSRQVTDDALSVAAPVRGAGGTVVAAVSVVVPEHEAQVPALIPAVRLAARGISRALGWQPQTRTEPGII
- a CDS encoding glycoside hydrolase family 16 protein gives rise to the protein MSEPSGTPVRRGPLRRVILAAVGTLSLAVAAVLPANASAPTPPAGWSQVFVDDFNGAAGSGVNTSNWQYDTGTSYPGGAANWGTGEVETMTSSTNNVALDGNGNLLITPRRDASGNWTSGRIETTRTDFQPPAGGKLRVEARLQMPNVTGAAAKGYWPAFWTLGAPYRGNYQNWPSVGELDIMENVQGLNTEWATMHCGTNPGGPCNETSGIGGNTPCAGTTCQAGFHTYAMEWDRSTSPEEIRFYLDGVNFHTVKANQVDATTWANATNHGYFVILNVAMGGGFPDAFGGGPDSGTEPGHPLVVDYVQVLQASGSGTTPPPTGNRDAYSAIQAESYDSQSGTSTETTTDTGGGQDIGSLASGDWALYKGVNFGSTAATQFYARVASGAASGVSGLVEVRLDSRTSTPIGSFAVGNTGGWQSWRTVPANITGVTGTHDVYLTFTSGQPADFVNVNWFDFGH
- a CDS encoding MarR family winged helix-turn-helix transcriptional regulator, producing MRGLHADTGYLLYRLGLRSGQLFNTFLQESGLRLRHYALLRFLATSEGALQRELSSRLGYDPSAIVGLVDDLEKLGFAERRPSPDDRRSRIVVLTDDGRAFLRDTDEAGLRVTNDLLQPLAPAERDALHTLLQRVAEAELNS
- a CDS encoding L,D-transpeptidase; the encoded protein is MGFAKNSNRSERRTANRSEWQAWSRRGVLAALGAVPAVGILAGCSGSADASEGTDAKAGATAGASTKAEVKTPTVTVTPADGTKKAGFTDPVEVTVSNGTLASVEVSGNDGSTLAGSFNDARTKWTSTKNPYSGTKYTVTATPKGAAAQSATFVTKQPSDMFVGYFTPEANSTSGVGMPVSINFTEAVKDRAAVEKAITVTAEPAVEVVGHWFSDTRLDFRPEEYWAAGTKITLSLRLKDVEGTTGVYGTQSKDVTFHIGRRQISTVDLAKKTMTVERDGSTLATYPVSGGDAEHTTWSGIMVISERFKQTRMESSTVGLGDEYDISDVPHAQRLTTSGTFIHGNYWASTSVFGSTNTSHGCVGLHDAKGADDSSVPGYKFYASSMLGDVVVVKNSGEKTVEASNGLNGWNLSWSDWKAGSAL